GACTCAGCCATGTCTTGTTAGTTGGGCCCGACAATAAGCGATCAGTCGTGATTGTGGGGTTAGCGAGATCTAACAATAATTCCAGAAGAATATCCCCGACTGTTTTAGTACTCGCTAGTTTGGCTTTGGAAGCAACTAAAGATTCTGTTAGACCTTTGACCAATAGATTGACATACTCAGAGTCAGAAGACGCGAACTTGTCAGCTTCAAGGAAATTCCACCAGTCGATTTTTTCATATTCGGCTAGTCGCCGTTCTTTACAGCTCGTGATAATTTTCCACAGCTTTTGCGTAAAGAATGAAATCTCTTCTTCAGAGATCTGAATTTGAGTTTTGCCTTGGTTTGAGAGCAGTTGCAATAAGACATTCACAAGTAACCGTACATCTGTGAGGCTGGTGACAGACTTAGCAGGCATGACAATGGTCTCCTTGCCCAGCCTGGGAATGGAGATTTGAGTTGCATCAACTAAATTATCAAAGACTGACGACCCATTTATATAGGGAATCCGCTTCATCGTATCGGTCACGTGCTGATAAAAGCCAGGGAAAAAGCGGAACCCATGTTCTCCAGGTAAATCGAGCTTGCCATTTTTACCAGAATCTGGAACTGGGATACTTCTTGCTTTTCCTCCTGGAAGATCGCGGGCGTCATAGACTGCGACATCAAAGCCCCGTTCAGCTAATTCGTGAGCCGCGCTCATACCCGCAACTCCGCCGCCCAAGACAACAACTCTCTTTTTCATAAAAAATTCTGCCCCCAGGATGTGGAAAGTTTAATGCAACAAAGAAGGATTCGTTAGAGTCTTGGCTCATTGTAGAGACCCTGCCACTGAAAATCTACTCTAGGTAACGCTCAACCTTCCTTTGATCAACAGATTTGTCAACAAAGCTCAAAATTCGGCCCTGGTTAAATTTCACCGGCAAAGGCGGCACCAGGACTGTTCGAGAGAAAGGACCATCCATTGCCGTAGGCAACGACAATGAAAGTAAGGGAAATAGATAACAGGATCAGTGTCTGAACGTCTTAGCAAACTTATCAGGGTTCTAAACAAGTTATACGCAGACCTGATCGCTTTCTTTGATCTATGGGCACAATTACGTAGTAACACTACTTCTACAATTAGTGTTTCTAGCTAAGTGCTACCCAGGACTGTCATCAGCCTTCATTAGACAAATGAGCTGCGCTGATGAAGCATCCCCATCTTGCATTGAACCACTTCTTCGAACCGTCAGATCAATCTGTTGAGTGGTTTCCCCAACAAAATTCATCAGCAATCGCCAAAGAAATCCACAAGATTTTTGGCCAGATTTTCGTCTTTTTTCATAAGACATAAGGCACACCAAGTTGGTGCTGACTTCTTGCTGCTTCTGAATACTTACTGAGTCTCATTGAGACCGCATATTTTTTCATTTATTTAGATCGCTTAAATGCGTAGGTAAATTTTCCTATGATTATTCCGCACGTCAATCTCCTCGGTTTTCTAGCATTATGCTGCTATTTCCTAACACTTTTTCCTACGCTGGTTAAGATTATCATTCCTCGTTTCAAGCGAGAAAAACTAGTCCTTCTACTACAAAGATATCGACGACAGGTAGGCATACTTGTCTTCTTGCTATCGGTGGGGCATGGGTTATCTTGGCTGATAATGAACCATAAGGATATTTTTGAACCAAATTTTCTTTGGAATTGTTGGCACGGAATACTGTTATTGGTTATTTTTGGCCTGTTGGCGGCTACATCTAATAACTGGAGCATAAAGATCATGAAGAAAAACTGGAAGCGACTTCATGCATTGACGTATGTCGCGATGTTTGTGATGGGTCTACATGTCTGGGATAAAATGTCCATTCGCTGGAGCGTCTTAACACCATTTTCTTTTTGCCTTGTCTTGGCGAGTATCGGTCTGTTCGGAATACGTGTTTGGATTCAAAGAACAACCAAAAAGCTTAATGTGGATCCGGCCTCTTCCTCATCAGTGTAGTTTTCATTACGCCTTGCTCTCGTTTCCAATTTGGTAACTCCTGAGTAAACAAGATTGAGCGGGCTAGCATGAGGCAACCGAACTGGAACAGAACCATGATTTTTCCTCGCTTGTGCGCCAGCCTGATGGCTATCGCGCTCACTTTCCTATGGATTGCGCCTCCGGCCCAGGCATTCTGTGGATTTTATGTGGCAAAGGCCGATACCAGTCTCTATAACAAAGCTTCACAAGTTGCGATCGCACGTGACAACAACCGCACCGTCGTCACCATGGCCAACGACTTCCAGGGCGACATCCAAGACTTTGCGATCGTGGTGCCGGTGCCCACTGTTCTTCAAGAAGATCAGGTCAATGTGGGCGACCCAAAAATTCTAGAGAAGCTCGATGCCTTTAGCGCGCCTCGTCTTGTGGAGTATTTTGATGACGATCCCTGTCAAATCAGACCTGAGTTCGATGGTCGCTTGAGAGTACCCACTAGCGGCATTCAAGAATCTGCCGTGAGTGGTAATCGTTCAGATAAAAGCTTGGGAGTTACGGTTGAAGCCAAGTTCACGGTAGGTGAATACGACATTGTCGTTCTAGGAGCCAAGGAATCTAGCGGCTTAGAAACTTGGCTGAGGCGCAACGGCTACAAAATTCCGCAGGGCGCTCAGTCTTTATTACGGCCCTATATTCGCCAAAACATGAAGTTCTTTGTGGCGAAGGTCAATCTTGAGGAGTTTGCCAAATCAAAGACCCAATTCCTACGCCCTATCCAGATGGCCTACGAGTCACCGAAGTTCATGCTGCCGATTCGTTTAGGCATGATTAATTCTGAGGGTGAGCAAGACTTAGTGGTCTATATCCTTTCGCCCAAAGGCCAAGCAGAGCTGACCAATTACCGGACGGTTAATATCCCCACAGACAGCGAGATTCCGGTGTACGTCAAGGAAGAATTCAATGACTTCTACCCGGCAATGTTTAAGACGGCCTACGAACGCGAAGGCAAAAAGGTGGTTTTCCGTGAGTATGCCTGGGATATGGCAAACTGCGATCCCTGTTCATCGACACCCTTAACCCGTGAGGAACTGCGGCAGGCCGGTGTTTTCTGGCTCACGGAGCGCTCCCGCAATAGCTTAGTGGTGCCCCCTAGCTCTACCGGCGTGTTTATTACTCGTTTGCACGTTCGCTACAGCCGCAATCAGTTTCCTGAAGATCTGAAGTTTCAAGAGACAGCCAATCGTCAGCTTTTTCAGGGGCGTTATGTTCTGCGTCATCCCTTTGAAGGTGACGTTGATTGTGCTGAAGGACGAAGATATAAACGATCGCTCCCAGCCCGCTTTGAAAAAGAAGCCCAGACCCTGGCAAAGCTCACCGGCTGGAATATCTCTGACATCCGCAGCAAAATGGGCTTTGACCAGCCTCAACCGACCCGCTGGTGGAAAAATCTCTGGAACTTTGTGTTTGATCACCCTGTGGCGTAGTCTCTTCATGCACCTTAGTTTTGGGATTCTACACGCCTCATGCGATCGCAGTTTCTCTCGTCGCTTGGTTCATCGCTGCCAAAAATTGACTTCAACCCGTTAAGGTTGAGGTGAGTGTATTCTGCGTTGTGTCACCATGCGGATTGAGTCGCTAAGCGTCAAAAACTTCAAAGGCTTTGAGGAGCGATCGTTTGAGTTCCCGCATAGCTTCACACTAGTTGTAGGTGAAAATGCTTCTGGTAAGACTTCGATACTAGAAGCAACCACAGTTGCCTTGCAAAATATGTTCACAAAACTGCAAGGTGTTAATGCTTTGTCTGATAGTGAATTTGGTATTTCTGAAGAGCAGGTGCAGATTCGGAAGGAAGTCTATGGAAATTCTATTCGCTTTGAGCCTCAGCACCCTTCTTGGGTAGATGCTACCTTTAGTCATTTAGGGGAAAAACTTCAAAGCTATAGCAGTTTTAATACTACATCTAAGAATGAGTTCGATGTATATTTTAGCTATAACCACTCAGACAAAAAAATTGTTCATGCAATCGCTGAAGACTTAAGGAATAAAGGAGTTTCTGTATGGCTAGATGATTGGGAGATATTACCAGGAAGGCCATGGAAGCAGGCTATTAAAGGTGCAATAAAAACTACTAGAAGTGTTGCGGTTTGCATTGGAGAACGTAGTATTTTAGGATGGCAAGGGGAGGAGCTTCAGTTATTCATAGATGAGTTCTCAAGTCGGAACATACCTATTATTCCAATCTTGTTGCCAAGCGCTTCTGCAAAAGAAATTGATCTACCTTTATTTCTCAGGAACTTTGCTTGGGTAGATATGCGAAAAGAGGGATATACAACTGATATCCTGAGGCGAATTCATTTGGGTATCGTCGGTGAGCTAGACCTTAGAGAAAAGTTGCCATTAGCTGATTATCAGACTCAAAATGGAGAGGTTATCCCTTTAGCTGATATTTTTGAGCGAATAAGTCAGTTTCCCCGCATTCCAATGCCTGTCATCGCTTTCTATAACTCTAATCGTTTACCTCCGAATCAAAAAACTACCCTTTCAGTAAATCGTTCCAAAACAGATCTATCCCGACGCTATGGCTATCAGGATTGTCTGAAGGGTAAATTAGCTATTCCAGACATTTTTTCTTGGTTGCGTGACGAACAGTTTTCTGGCTTGCAAGAAAATACTGAAAGCCTCTTGTTCCAAACAGTGACTTATGCGATGTGTTCATG
Above is a window of Acaryochloris thomasi RCC1774 DNA encoding:
- a CDS encoding ferric reductase-like transmembrane domain-containing protein; translation: MIIPHVNLLGFLALCCYFLTLFPTLVKIIIPRFKREKLVLLLQRYRRQVGILVFLLSVGHGLSWLIMNHKDIFEPNFLWNCWHGILLLVIFGLLAATSNNWSIKIMKKNWKRLHALTYVAMFVMGLHVWDKMSIRWSVLTPFSFCLVLASIGLFGIRVWIQRTTKKLNVDPASSSSV
- a CDS encoding TIR domain-containing protein, which codes for MRIESLSVKNFKGFEERSFEFPHSFTLVVGENASGKTSILEATTVALQNMFTKLQGVNALSDSEFGISEEQVQIRKEVYGNSIRFEPQHPSWVDATFSHLGEKLQSYSSFNTTSKNEFDVYFSYNHSDKKIVHAIAEDLRNKGVSVWLDDWEILPGRPWKQAIKGAIKTTRSVAVCIGERSILGWQGEELQLFIDEFSSRNIPIIPILLPSASAKEIDLPLFLRNFAWVDMRKEGYTTDILRRIHLGIVGELDLREKLPLADYQTQNGEVIPLADIFERISQFPRIPMPVIAFYNSNRLPPNQKTTLSVNRSKTDLSRRYGYQDCLKGKLAIPDIFSWLRDEQFSGLQENTESLLFQTVTYAMCSCIPGATSIEYSIRQYDLVVEFDNGDIKPYGSLSDGQRIMLSLVADIAYRAAWMNPHLEDKVLQETDGVILIDELDLHLHPKWQRRVVDDLKRTFPKIQFIVTSHSPFIIQSLEPGELIVLDDEPQIEYANRGVEEIARFIQGVDQPYTSQRYVDQKAASKRYFSLLREGRSEDDPELLEAKRKLDELTAHYPDNPASDAFLEIQRLAAQGNNHNE
- a CDS encoding DUF2330 domain-containing protein translates to MIFPRLCASLMAIALTFLWIAPPAQAFCGFYVAKADTSLYNKASQVAIARDNNRTVVTMANDFQGDIQDFAIVVPVPTVLQEDQVNVGDPKILEKLDAFSAPRLVEYFDDDPCQIRPEFDGRLRVPTSGIQESAVSGNRSDKSLGVTVEAKFTVGEYDIVVLGAKESSGLETWLRRNGYKIPQGAQSLLRPYIRQNMKFFVAKVNLEEFAKSKTQFLRPIQMAYESPKFMLPIRLGMINSEGEQDLVVYILSPKGQAELTNYRTVNIPTDSEIPVYVKEEFNDFYPAMFKTAYEREGKKVVFREYAWDMANCDPCSSTPLTREELRQAGVFWLTERSRNSLVVPPSSTGVFITRLHVRYSRNQFPEDLKFQETANRQLFQGRYVLRHPFEGDVDCAEGRRYKRSLPARFEKEAQTLAKLTGWNISDIRSKMGFDQPQPTRWWKNLWNFVFDHPVA